A genomic stretch from Leishmania donovani BPK282A1 complete genome, chromosome 36 includes:
- a CDS encoding 60S ribosomal protein L22, putative, producing MVAVRAKVGSRSYVRQKQLAKGKKVFKIDCSIPAADGIFSEDVLGNFEQFFQDNTKLNGRKGKLSDKVRLSMNDNVLTISTTMAYRKKYFKYLTKKFLKKKDLRDWIRILATGKGTYQLKYFNIQDQEE from the coding sequence ATGGTCGCCGTTCGCGCTAAGGTTGGCTCCCGCAGCTACGTCCGCCAGAAGCAGCTGGCCAAGGGCAAGAAGGTCTTCAAGATCGACTGCAGCATCCCGGCCGCCGACGGCATCTTCAGCGAGGATGTGCTTGGCAACTTCGAGCAGTTCTTCCAGGACAACACGAAGCTGAACGGGCGCAAGGGCAAGCTGTCTGATAAGGTCCGCCTGTCGATGAACGACAATGTTCTGACCATCAGCACCACGATGGCATACCGCAAGAAGTATTTCAAGTACCTCACGAAGAAGTTCCTCAAGAAGAAGGACCTGCGCGACTGGATCCGCATCCTCGCCACCGGCAAGGGGACGTACCAGCTCAAGTACTTCAACATCCAGGACCAGGAGGAATAA